One genomic window of Pseudomonas sp. LFM046 includes the following:
- a CDS encoding 3-deoxy-7-phosphoheptulonate synthase class II, with translation MSSQEWSPESWRDKPIQQQPEYPDATKLAHVEQTLASFPPLVFAGEARELRRQFAEVTEGRAFLLQGGDCAESFAEFSAAKIRDTFKVLLQMAIVMTFAAGCPVVKVGRMAGQFAKPRSSGNETQGDVTLPAYRGDIVNGIGFDPASRVPDPERLLQAYHQATATLNLLRAFAQGGFADLHQVHQWNLDFIANSALTEKYSQLADRIDEALAFMRACGLDTAPQLREASFFTAHEALLLNYEQAFVRRDSLTGGWYDCSAHMLWIGDRTRQLDGAHVEFLRGVGNPIGVKVGPSMDTEELIRLIDVLNPDNDPGRLNLIVRMGADKVGEHLPRLIRAVQREGCKVLWSSDPMHGNTIKASSGYKTRDFASILGEVKQFFDVHQAEGSHAGGIHIEMTGQNVTECIGGARPITEDALSDRYHTHCDPRLNADQSLELAFLIAETLKQVRR, from the coding sequence AGCCCGCGAGTTGCGCCGCCAGTTCGCCGAAGTCACCGAGGGCCGCGCCTTCCTGCTCCAGGGCGGTGACTGCGCGGAAAGCTTTGCCGAGTTTTCCGCCGCGAAAATCCGCGACACCTTCAAGGTGCTGCTGCAGATGGCCATTGTCATGACCTTTGCCGCCGGCTGCCCGGTGGTGAAGGTCGGCCGCATGGCCGGCCAGTTCGCCAAGCCGCGCTCATCCGGCAACGAGACCCAAGGCGACGTCACCCTGCCCGCCTACCGTGGCGACATCGTCAACGGCATCGGCTTCGACCCCGCCAGCCGCGTACCGGACCCGGAACGCCTGCTGCAGGCCTATCACCAGGCCACCGCAACCCTCAACCTGCTGCGCGCCTTCGCCCAGGGCGGATTCGCTGACCTGCACCAGGTGCATCAGTGGAACCTCGACTTCATCGCCAATTCCGCGCTGACCGAGAAATACAGCCAGTTGGCCGATCGGATCGACGAGGCCCTGGCCTTCATGCGCGCCTGCGGGCTGGACACCGCGCCGCAATTGCGCGAAGCCAGTTTCTTCACCGCCCATGAAGCCCTGCTGCTGAACTACGAGCAGGCCTTCGTGCGCCGTGACAGCCTGACCGGTGGCTGGTACGACTGCTCCGCCCACATGCTCTGGATCGGCGACCGCACCCGCCAGCTGGATGGCGCCCACGTGGAATTCCTGCGCGGAGTCGGCAACCCCATCGGCGTCAAGGTGGGGCCGAGCATGGACACCGAAGAGCTGATCCGCCTGATCGACGTCCTCAACCCGGACAACGATCCGGGCCGGCTCAACCTGATCGTGCGCATGGGCGCCGACAAGGTCGGCGAGCACCTGCCGCGCCTGATCCGCGCCGTGCAGCGCGAAGGCTGCAAAGTACTGTGGAGCTCCGATCCCATGCACGGCAACACCATCAAGGCCTCCAGCGGCTACAAGACCCGCGACTTCGCCAGCATCCTCGGCGAAGTGAAGCAGTTCTTCGACGTGCACCAGGCCGAAGGCAGCCACGCCGGCGGTATCCATATCGAGATGACCGGGCAGAACGTCACCGAATGCATCGGCGGCGCCCGCCCCATCACCGAAGACGCCCTCTCCGACCGCTACCACACCCACTGCGACCCGCGCCTGAACGCCGACCAGTCCCTGGAACTGGCCTTCCTGATTGCGGAAACGCTGAAGCAGGTTCGCCGATAG